In a single window of the Platichthys flesus chromosome 5, fPlaFle2.1, whole genome shotgun sequence genome:
- the alkbh5 gene encoding RNA demethylase ALKBH5: protein MAAGGFSDLRQKLKSMPPHRDESKNKYVDGTSNGSGKGRKREYRESDGDECEHGEDSAELREQEARRVSSSILQEDAFTPEECALIEEKIDEVVAQGEAGLYREHTVDRAPLRNKYFFGEGYTYGAQLEKRGPGQERLYRKGEVDDIPGWVDELVIKRLVANGVIPEGFVNSAVINDYQPGGCIVSHVDPLHIFARPIVSVSFFSDSALCFGCRFQFKPIRVSEPVFVLPVRRGSVTVLSGYAADDITHCIRPQDIKARRAVIILRKTRADAPRVDCDSPLSSPPVERPAPLKAKRSHSHRRARPDAAHRPRVLEMDKEENRHPSFSRQRRRSGSSETYWRRGQDSDKHRESSGRKVKMRRH from the exons ATGGCAGCCGGCGGATTCTCCGACCTGAGGCAGAAGCTCAAGTCCATGCCTCCGCACAGGGACGAGTCCAAAAATAAATACGTGGACGGGACGAGCAACGGCAGCGGGAAGGGGCGGAAGCGCGAGTACCGGGAGTCAGACGGCGACGAGTGCGAGCACGGCGAGGACAGCGCGGAGCTCCGGGAGCAGGAGGCCCGCCGGgtgagcagcagcatcctgcAGGAGGACGCCTTCACCCCGGAGGAGTGCGCCCTCATCGAGGAGAAGATCGACGAGGTGGTGGCCCAGGGAGAGGCCGGGCTCTACCGGGAACACACCGTGGACAGGGCGCCCCTCCGCAACAAGTACTTCTTCGGGGAGGGCTACACGTACGGGGCCCAGCTGGAGAAGCGTGGCCCGGGCCAGGAGAGGCTGTACCGCAAAGGGGAGGTGGACGACATCCCCGGCTGGGTGGACGAGCTGGTGATCAAGCGGCTGGTGGCCAACGGAGTGATCCCGGAAGGGTTTGTCAACAGTGCGGTGATCAATGATTACCAGCCCGGGGGGTGCATCGTGTCCCACGTGGACCCCCTGCACATCTTCGCCCGGCCCATCGTGTCCGTGTCCTTCTTCAGTGACAGCGCTCTGTGCTTCGGCTGCCGCTTCCAGTTCAAACCCATCCGGGTGTCCGAGCCGGTGTTCGTGCTGCCCGTGAGGAGAGGCAGCGTCACGGTGCTCAG tggcTACGCTGCAGATGACATCACCCATTGCATCCGGCCCCAGGACATCAAAGCGCGGCGTGCTGTCATCATCCTTCGAAA gACCAGAGCCGATGCCCCTCGAGTGGACTGCGACAGCCCTTTAAGTTCGCCCCCTGTAGAGAGACCCGCTCCTCTGAAGGCCAAACGCTCTCATTCTCATCGCAGAGCACGGCCCGATGCTGCACACAg gcCGAGGGTCCTGGAGATGGATAAAGAGGAGAACAGACACCCGTCATTCTCCCGACAGCGGCGCCGCAGCGGCAGCTCGGAGACCTACTGGCGGCGCGGCCAGGACTCCGACAAACACCGGGAGAGCTCAGGACGCAAAGTCAAAATGAGGCGCCACTGA